caaaaaaTTAGCTTAATTTATATTAGGAAGAATCACTAAttggaggggaaggaagaagtACGTAGCAACATGACAATGACAATTAAGATAATATATCACATATCACCTATATAAGTTTTTGTGAAAGAAGCTCTTTTCAGATGTCACCTAAGCCTAATAGGAACTTCAGCCCTTGCAAGGTGGACAGTAAAGTATTCCCTACTTTATATGAGTTGGTAAAGTGAAAAATGAAGTGtatgttttgcttattttttcagAGTCAGAGGTCAGAAAAGAGGAGTGGAGTTCCAGACCTGTCAGGATCCTTGTTTCTCTAACAGTTTCCAGAAGACAAGCAGTAGTTACAGAACTTCCCATGGCAAAACTCCTCCAATAACATCAGTGATGTAGATCAGGGATTTGGTACACAGGCTggaaaaacagttaaaaatctCCATATTCTCTCTGGAGTGAAGATAATTGCCCATTCTGGCAATAGCTAATTATGTTTGACCTGCTTGTATCTTGTGATCCTGAAGCAGAGCTTCCCAAAAATGCTTTAGTTGGAGTCCCACTTTTTTACAGTCTCActaaccatttttttttcctctctgtcatTGATCTGCAGAAtgcaacagcaacagcagcaacgTCGGATGTTCACAGCTGCCCTCCTGGCACTCGTTTTCCTTCTGGCAGCTGTGAGTACCACTGAGGCTGgcaaaaaagagaaaccaggtAAGGTCCAGTCTAATTCAGAGTTAATCCCCAAGATAGATTGCATGCATGTGAGAATGTTGCTTTTGGTTTCGTTATGAAATCAGGTCATTTGTTAATCTTTTGACATCAGGGTAGGATTTTTGGCTGTGACATGTTGTTCTGTGTTAAATAGGGAAGCAGAAAGGGGTTTTCTTGTCAAGTGGAAGCTTGACAGCCCCAGAGACTGGAGTCCTTGGTTTATCACACAGTGGATATTGCAAAGCAGCTTAAAATGTGCTCTGTGAATAGTTTCATGCTTGACTTAGGGGGAACCAAACAGGAGTGATGAAAGAGCAGTTATGGCACTTGCTCAGTGTTATATATGACAGTGCTACACTGATGCTATGTCATGTGGAAATCCTCTTTGTAGACAAAGAATTGTACTAACTCGCTGTTGCACAGACAGCCAGACATCCAGCAGTAGTTGCTTTCTGTCAGTGATGAACTCAGACCTCATTATAAGAGAAACTGGCCCAGGGTGGAAAATTCATATCTGTCAAACTcagttttgacattttttaaagaacgtattttttggtgtttttgtaaAGGTCTTATTATTTTCAGGAAACATATACCAGATAATATGAACTGTGAGTCCATCAGAATTAGTGTTCCCAGTAAAACAGTTACAGTGATACAGTTGTATTTACAGTTACTTGTGATGATTTAGGGACCttagtaattatttttgtgaatCCTTGGGTTTGATAACATTGCTATCTTTTCTCATAAGACTTTTGTTAAAGGATCTAAATAAAATCACGATCCTTACTTTTTTCCCTGAGCAACAAACTCACCTGAATTAACAGCACTTTGAGTACACTTCTCCATGTAGCTCCTTTGCCTTTGAAGTATACTGTTATAAAATGTGACGTGGTATAGCAACTCAAGAGTTTGCATCCCACAGCTATTTCCTGGAGGTGCTCAAATCCTCTGATACACAATTTCAACACATGCATTTCTCATTGTTTAGTGTATAGTGCTTCAGTTAGAACTGGGGATATTTGCATGCCACCAGCTACTGGACTCAGAGCTTTCTGAGTGAAATCCGTTCTGCATGTTTTGGTCAGTGATCCCTGTAGGTTTTTACATTTCTGAAGTTGAGAATCCACTTGAGAAAGTCTGAATGGACTAGTGACTAGTAAATATGGCAGTGGGACTGGGTTTGAATGATCATCCTGCTTTGGACTCAAAGGGGCTGACCTGTCTCTGCAGAATTGTGAAGAGGATGTCAGACATTTTGCTTTTAAGGCCATTGTGTTACGAATGTCTTCCTTACTCACCCTTCCAGGTGCTGTGGCTTTGGTTAAGTTTAGGCAACTTCTCCGTAGGCTTTGGGTACTGAGAACTTCTCTTGCTTGGTTTCTTGTCTTCATCCAGAGAAAAAGGCGAAGAAGTCTGACTGTGGGGAATGGCAGTGGAGTGTCTGTGTGCCCACCAGTGGTGACTGCGGCCTGGGGACACGTGAGGGCACCCGCACTGGAGCTGAGTGCAAACAAACCACCAAGACTCAGAAGTGTAAGATTCCCTGCAACTGGAAGAAGCAATTTGGAGGTCAGTATCCCTCTCTTAAGGGATTTACTTCCGTTTTTGTTTTGAGTATGGAGCAGGAAGCCTGTTTTTTTGCTTAGTTCTGCAGATATCTTGGTGAAGGTGTTAGTCCTGCATTTCAGGCTTATTAGAGCTAGAGCATGCAGGGCATCAGAAGGCAGCTTCCTCAGAGTTCCTCTGCAGAGAGTCTCTGTAACTTACTTATTACAAACTCTGCCTTCCTGCACGCTGGAATCTGCTCTCTGTGGTGTTCAGCCCTGTTTAGGGCAGTAGTGCAAGTTCACAGCTGTGAACTGATGGCTGCCACAGGCTTTACAATGCGTGATGTGGAGTGTGAGGGCCTGGCTACCCATGTGTGCAGTGAAAGCAGGGAGTGAAGACCAGTGTATTTTTATCATTCCAGACCCCAGtgtatttcatttttaccaTTCAGTTCAGAAGGTTTGTATGTACCTGTTCAGGAAGATATGTCAGATCTGTCCTGGACAAGATGTCTCTCCAAAACTCAAATTTGATTACTCTTGCaaacttggctttttttttctagtaaacAGCttaatgattttgaaattattgtGACCTTACCAACACAGTCAGTGCTGCAGTTTTAGATTTGAGAAGTTTATGGGTGCACATACATTCTAGAAACTGTTCAAGCTTCGTTTGGTAACCTCTGGCATCACACAAATGGAGAAACAACCATATGGAATGTAAACGacatttcaaaatgctgtttctttcttttgttgttgttgctgctcATATTCCTAGCTGAAGGGATTTCTCTTTATATGCCAAAAATTGCAATATCCATGCAAAAGCAAGAGGATTAAATTTTAAAGCACTGGGGAGGTGGGGAGACTGCAATTACCACCACAAATAATCTTTAAAGTTTTCTTGGGATTCTTTTCTTCAGTTGCACATCTTTTTGTCTGGAAGGACCAGTTGCCTGTGATATCCTATTAGACTcacaataattttgttttcatgctcAGTcattgtgttttaaattttgccttttttttccttgctccaGCGGAGTGCAAATACCAGTTCCAGGCCTGGGGAGAATGTGACTTGAACACGGCCTTGAAGACTCGGACCGGGAATCTAAAGAGAGCCCTTCATAACGCTGACTGCCAGAAGACTGTCACAATCTCAAAGCCCTGTGGGAAGCTTACCAAACCCAAACCTCAAGGTAAATTCCATTTGCTGAAAGCTGCATGATAGTTTACCTAAATCACTGGGTTTATGATGTCCTGCATGCTTCAGTGGGAGCTCAGTTGTACAGGATATTGCACTTTCATGGCCtttcctcagctctgcactgctcctgtCTGTCAGTGCTCAGGCAGAGAATATTCCTGGTCTGCATAGTCAAGGCTGTCTCACACTTGAAAAGTAAGCTGAGGATTAGAGCTCCAATTTTAACTTTAGACCACCTGTACTGTTACAAGTTTGCTTACATAACTAGACTTCCAGAGTAAAGATTCTTTTTGTAACTCACTTGTTGATGGGAATGGaataataatatgaaaaaataccCCTTGAAAAAGACATCTTTTATATAGGTTTTGTTTGGTATAATGACTAGTTGGAAACAGGACTGCTTTCCTTTTGGACAAGTAACATTGAAAGGATATTCTTTTCACTGCacactgaaatatgaaaatattgtgCACCCTTGGGGCTGTTTATTCTTTATTCAAACATAACAGGAAGAGCAGTACAGAATGTGTATGTCTTATTTAAGTGTGACTGACAGTATAATTCCTGGTATACAGAAAGACATATGCCCTGCATTTGTGTTTCCAGGTGGCCCTtagaaaaacttattttctttctaatcaTTAAAGCCTTTTAATGTACTCTTTTGTTGGAATAGCAGGTGTTATGTGTATAGGATGATTTATAGTGGGATCTAAAACTGTGAGATCTTGTTTGAGATACAAAAGTAATGTGTTTTAAGTAGATTATAAAAGCTGTGCTACCCTGACATTTGTTTACTTAAAACCAGCAGGGTTTGGCACATTCCAGGCTCTGAATACTTGGATAACAATACAAATAAATGTGATTAGGTGTGACAGGTGCACCTGGGACAAGCAATTTTCAAACTGTGGGCTGTGGGGCATCATTGATCAGACGAGTTGTCTTCAGGTGGCCTGCTCTGCTTGAGCAACCAGAGAAGTTGCAGccactttgtgtgtgtgtatgtgtgcatccatccatccacgTGACTGGTTTTCCTTGCACACCATCCATGGAGTTATCAGATGAGTACCAGAACCTGTGCAGACAGTGacaggctgtggagcagcaaaGTTACAACTAGATTTTCAGAGACCACCTGAGTTGGTTGAGCTGGTGACAATTAACATCATTTAGGGATTGAAGTGATTGGATGGGAGCGCCGGAAGGGCTTTGAATgtgtgatttttattatttagcaGTTTGGGGGGCAGgactttttttcatgtttttgctgttttctttttttcactaagTTTCCATGCCTAAGTAGCCTTTGGGAGTTTACTGAATGAAGCTTCCTATTGTGCTGCCGAAGGCCTCTGCCCCTGGAGCCTCTGCCTTGTCCTGCTGCCACTGAGTCATATATCTATATCCTGTCAGTGGCTGTCAGAACAGGGGGAGAGGGGGACAAAGCAGAGCATTGATGCAGCATTGTTTTGTGAGAGCAGTGCTCTTGGGTGGTACAGGCTCATTTTCAAGTTAGAGTTTTAAAGGCAGAGCTTGAGAAATTGCTGGATTGGAGTCAACTTTAGCTGATTCTAGACTCTGGGAGTGAGTTATAGCTGAGACTGAAAATTGGATTGGGACTGACTGCAGCAACCAGTTATGGGGTTTGACTTAATTACGAAACCTGGCTTTATTTGATTTGAAGGAatgcaaaaagagaaataggTACAAATGTGGGTTTTTAATCATAATAACTTTGGGCAGTTCTGCTCTCCTGATCTGCATTAGAAATCTTCCTGCATGCCACCTGCTCACTCATCTGCTGTTGGCATTAGTAGGAGCAGCAGGCATGGGAGTCACACACACGCAGCCTGCCTGAGCTCAGAGCTAAGTCCATATTGCAGATCTGTGGGTATAACTACACGGGAGCTACACTGGGCAGTGTGTTGGCACCAGGAGGAGGAACTAGAGGAAGAAATTAGGTCAAGCAGATTAGTACTGTGTAAAAAGTTTTGCCCCACTGAACTTTATTTCTGAGTTAAAAATCAGAGTGCTGGCACATTGGCTGGAATGAgagtatttgttttcttcctgaggTGAAGGAAATGACAGGTTGGAGGTAAGTCCAAACTCACAACtaagataaaggaaaatatttaaactgcATTCAGTCTGTAGCTAGAATCTTAACGAATTTCCTTACTTGGAAATGGGAAGAACTGGATTATGGCCTGAGCACTTCAAATGACATGTTAGGCTCCTTTTCCACCCCAACTTTGCATCAGTGCCTCAAGAGTGTAACAAAGAAAGCCCATAATGCATTATTTGGAAGCAGCAGGTCACTTTCTGAAGGTCTGTACTGATATTCAGCTAGATCTGTGGATGCTGATCAAGGGCTGTCCATTCCAATCCAGGGATTGCCTGGccgagcagggcaggggcttgCTGGCCTTTGggtgctctggcagcagagcagtcaGCCAGGGGCTCAGCAGTTCAGGAATCTGTTTTACAGTGGATGGTCTCCTCTCTGACTGGTCTTTGCTTCAGGACGTGCACCAATGACTGCCTCTCTGACAGCAACAGGCTGAGAGCACCAAACGCAGATGTGAACTGACAGAAAATATTGCACTGAAAAATACTGGtatattcagaaataaagtGTTGTTTTCTTGATTTTCCTGACTAACCCCCTTTCCAGTGAGGtgaaatttttattctattaGGTTGTATTTGTAACCTCTCCATTAtatccattttccttttgatttcatACTGTAAATGAGGTCAGTAAAAGCCCCTATTTAGCTTCTCCAATCAATGGTACTTTTATatatcttcttttaatttttttgtcactTGCCATCTTTTAAAGCTTCTGACTTAAATATTTCTTGGTGTAAGAATTTATCCACTATAAGAATACTCACTACTGTACTTACCTAAATTCCTTCTATAATTGCAAAAGAGTTTTTGTTATGGAGAGACTGTAATGTAAACAGTATTCCAAGCATGTCCTCTACTAAAGACACTCACTTTATTGTTCATATTGTTCACCCACTTATTCTTCATTGTTCTTAATGTTCATTACACCCACTAAATCAGCTAAATGTAACTTTAATTTTGATCATTGCTTGCATGGGGAGTATCTGAGACCTTCAAAATTAtctctaatttaaaaaagaaattaattagtGTGCTTATTTAAGAACTCCAGGAATTGTGTGAGTAAGATAGGTTATCTTGTCTAGGCCTGACCAATGAAGCATTGCGCATCAAACTTCACCTGACACATTTCCTTCATGAGATGTGGTGTCTGAAGTTCCTCCTCACCTTCTCTGCTCTTTGAGGAAAATGCCATTTGATGGATATTAAGTGTAGATGCTGCCCTACTGTTGCTTATCCACCTTTCCAGCCCATCAGCGTATGGCAGCTGTGCTGATAGGATGAGTCTCCCTCCTCTCACTTAATGATTTCAAAAACAACTGCTGTTCATAGGAGTTGGATCTATTCttaacagaaaggaaaatcatacctgcaaaaaaatctcagggtttataattttacagattttttgataaaatataGTTTGGTTTTCCAGGACTTCTATGATCTCTGACAAAACTTGTGCTAAATTAAAGCAGGAGATGCTCATAAACTTTGGGAATCAATTCCTTCTTCATAAACTGGTAACCTAAGTGTTTTTATGAATTTCTTTTATCTTTAGTAAGCATCCATAGAAAGGCTTTAAACCTTTTTAAGTGCTCTCCATTATTttagaaactaaaaaaataaatattttcttcttagcaGCTGGTCTATGTCAGTACTTTCTACTTCTTAGCAGCTGTCTTATGGATTACAACTTTATTTAGGGATGAGAGCAGATGATGAACCAGGAATTTTAATCTTACCTGGCTTCCTGACAAGCTCTTTTCTCCATAGCTTTGCTCACGTGTTCTCAGACTGGAAGACAGTGGCTTGGTCCTGGGCTGCTGGATTAAAGTGTAGGTAGCACAGGATGAAAAACATCTTTCCTTCTTGAATGCTGTGCCTTTAGGCAGACAGATTGTCAGCCATGTGATAGTGATGTCCCAGGCACCACGGTTTGTTGTGTATTTAGTCGCCAAATGAGGTCATGAGAAAGCCTGTCATGAAGTCTAGAAAGGATGAAAGGGTGATTTTtaccaaaaaatcccagtggaGACAGGCACCTCTTCTCTAGCACACACAATTGCATATTCTAATCAGTGTCTGCAAGGCTGGTGATGTTGAAGGTCTCTCTAAACTGTCCTGACAGATGTGACAGACTCAGGCACTTCTGTCGAGAGGCTGCTCTAATGGCCAACTTACGCTGAGGAGCACGAAATGCTTCCGACATCCTCCATCTGGCCAGCCTCACACCCACCAAAACCTGATGGGTGCTTGTTTAGGTTCCAGCCAGCCAGAAAGCAGAAGAATGGAGGATTGTCAGgattcagaaaatgttttgctttaacTGCTAAGAGAGGAGGAATTTCTTTTCATTGAGCTGGGCTGCCTGATgggctttatttctttctacaCTCTTTCTGTCACTctcattctttctctctctctccccataACTGTTGTACTTTCAGATATTTATTCTTCTGAttaagataaaattaaatagaataaGCGGTTTGCCTGCCCTTTCTGCAATGTACCCTTCATTTTTTTGAATTGTGCTCCTTTCTGATAACTTTTTCAACTGGCTGTATTTAGCTCTTCTTAAAGACTCTCCCTTCCCAACTCTTTATCAATTTACAGTATATCACATCTATGAGTTACTTTGTCATGGCTCAGCTCAGTCCTTGCCACATAGGAAAAATTATGTGCTAAGGTTGGCACATAGTAACACTTCTCACACCACTGTTGTCTTTAGTAATTGGGGTGCCAAACAAATACCACATCCTCCAACATGCGATGTTTGGAAAGATTTTCCACATAAAGGCAAGACCTAACTGAGTTGTTAATGGCTGTAATCTCTTCTGTATAATTCAGATCATTTGAGAGCATAGCAAGATGTCAGTACAGTTCCTTGTGTTTGCCAGTGTGTGCATGCTACTGCATGGAATAAGTAACTGcactctgtatttttaataatttcatataaTTTGAAGAGTTTTACTTTTGAGTTGAGTGAAGTATAAATAATCTGTCCTGCcttgtttcttttatctgtaTATCTTTACAGGCAGCAATTAGCTAATCCTGCTATGACTCCTTGGAGCTTAGGAAAACTAATTAGAAGAAAAGTAGTAATTGAAAGTCAGAAAGGCTAAATGATTTTCCAGATTGACTAAGTATCAGTGGCCGGTCCAGGCATGTAGCTAGTAGCTGCTGCTCCCTTTTATCATGCAGATAAAATTATCAGGAGCTGCTGATCACTTttataatgtaaataaaattatcagaATGTGACAATTGACTTCAAGGTGAGTGTCTGAACTGCAGTGTTTAATCAGGGTCCTTAGTTTTATGTCAGTCATCTCAATGGACTCCCATCTGTGTTAAACACCATTTTACCTTGGGTCTTTTTAGGAAGCTTCTTGTCAAACCATAGAGATGGACTTGCGTTAATGAGCAGGTGTATCCCTGTCTTTACTTTGCTGGCAGGAACAGAAAACAGCCTGTGGTTTTTGAACACTCCAGTGGCAGATTCCTACCTGTTGAGGGAACATCTTACTTGCAGTGTGCTGCCAGAACGGACTGACCAGGACTTTGGCAGGATGGCTTGACTGCTGGTTGTTGCAAGGAGCTGACAGTGGTGTATGAGTGACTTGCTCTCCTGAGCTATTTGTTCCTCAGACAAACTGGGTGCTGCAATGATGAAACTGGGCCACTTCATTTCGCATGTTGGACAAGTCTCATTTTCTGGGGTGCCCTCCCTCAACTTTGCCTTGGTGCAAC
The Motacilla alba alba isolate MOTALB_02 chromosome 1A, Motacilla_alba_V1.0_pri, whole genome shotgun sequence genome window above contains:
- the PTN gene encoding pleiotrophin, whose amino-acid sequence is MQQQQQQRRMFTAALLALVFLLAAVSTTEAGKKEKPEKKAKKSDCGEWQWSVCVPTSGDCGLGTREGTRTGAECKQTTKTQKCKIPCNWKKQFGAECKYQFQAWGECDLNTALKTRTGNLKRALHNADCQKTVTISKPCGKLTKPKPQESKKKKKEGKKQEKMLD